A DNA window from Candidatus Sulfidibacterium hydrothermale contains the following coding sequences:
- the mnmE gene encoding tRNA uridine-5-carboxymethylaminomethyl(34) synthesis GTPase MnmE, which translates to MNNSLSNNYNQDTIAAIATPAGSGAIAMIRISGKNSLETAFRCFRPANKNIRIGNIQSHRLYFGEIVADNKILDEVLLSYFKAPHSYTGEDAVEISCHGSLYIQQALLQALLQAGARLARPGEFTLRAFMNGKMDLTQAEAVADLIASESKAAHQLAMQQMRGGFSEKIRALRKQLVHFASLLELELDFSEEDVEFADRRDFMALLNEMQAELSRLIESFKMGNVLKKGIPVAIIGKPNVGKSTLLNAILNEEKALVSDIPGTTRDAIEDTITLEGYSFRFIDTAGLRPSDDLVEKMGIEKTKDKIEQARLILYVCDISNMNKKNMEKLLEEYKSYIHHKDKHFILVANKIDQLEEVPGHLKELLELETVFVSAKRKENIHLLAETLVNHVKNDRFDENILVSNSRHYEALVRTQEAIQAVKQGFNTNLPADLIAIDLRQALYHLGTITGEVTTDEILGNIFSQFCIGK; encoded by the coding sequence ATGAACAACTCATTATCAAACAATTATAATCAAGACACCATCGCAGCCATTGCCACTCCTGCAGGTTCCGGAGCCATAGCAATGATCAGAATCTCAGGAAAAAACAGTCTTGAAACCGCTTTCCGGTGTTTCCGTCCGGCAAATAAAAACATCCGGATCGGGAATATCCAAAGCCACCGGTTATATTTCGGAGAAATCGTTGCAGACAACAAAATACTGGACGAAGTTTTACTGAGTTACTTTAAAGCCCCCCATTCTTACACCGGAGAAGATGCCGTTGAAATTTCCTGTCACGGTTCCCTTTATATCCAGCAAGCCCTTTTACAGGCTCTTCTTCAGGCCGGAGCGCGACTGGCACGGCCCGGAGAATTCACCCTGCGGGCTTTTATGAACGGAAAAATGGATTTGACCCAGGCCGAAGCCGTGGCCGACCTGATCGCTTCCGAATCAAAAGCAGCCCACCAGCTGGCCATGCAGCAAATGCGGGGAGGCTTTTCGGAAAAGATCCGCGCCTTAAGGAAACAATTGGTGCATTTCGCTTCCTTGCTGGAACTGGAGCTGGATTTCAGCGAAGAAGATGTGGAGTTTGCCGATCGCCGGGACTTTATGGCCCTGCTCAACGAAATGCAAGCCGAGCTTTCGCGGCTTATCGAATCGTTTAAAATGGGTAATGTTCTGAAAAAAGGAATCCCGGTGGCCATTATCGGAAAACCCAACGTAGGAAAATCGACCCTGCTCAATGCCATCTTAAATGAAGAAAAAGCCCTGGTTTCGGATATTCCGGGCACTACCCGCGATGCCATAGAAGATACCATCACTTTAGAAGGATATTCTTTCCGTTTTATTGATACGGCCGGACTCCGCCCGTCGGATGACCTGGTGGAAAAAATGGGCATTGAAAAAACCAAAGATAAAATTGAACAGGCACGCCTGATCCTTTATGTCTGCGACATCAGCAACATGAACAAAAAAAACATGGAAAAACTACTGGAAGAATATAAATCGTATATCCATCATAAAGACAAACATTTTATTCTGGTAGCCAATAAAATTGATCAGCTGGAAGAAGTTCCCGGCCATTTAAAAGAATTGCTTGAACTGGAAACGGTTTTCGTATCGGCCAAACGAAAAGAAAACATCCATCTTTTGGCCGAAACACTGGTCAATCATGTAAAAAACGACCGTTTTGACGAAAACATTCTGGTCAGCAATTCACGGCATTACGAAGCACTGGTTCGCACCCAGGAGGCCATTCAGGCGGTAAAACAAGGATTTAACACCAACCTTCCGGCTGATCTGATCGCCATCGACCTGCGCCAGGCCCTGTATCATTTGGGAACCATTACCGGCGAAGTAACCACAGACGAAATCCTGGGAAATATTTTCAGCCAGTTTTGTATCGGGAAGTAA
- a CDS encoding tyrosine-type recombinase/integrase yields the protein MAIKVTLREKSISKKRKSLYLDFWPAIPHPKTGKPTRREFLGLYIFEKPKNPIDKQHNTDTLRIARSIRQKRENDLNKPEIYSQYEKEQLKRKELGEQNFVEYFKKLADKRKTSNHDNWISALHYLDEFTNGELRFADLNERIINEFKEYLLTARSRRSNKTKLSQNSAVSYFNKVKAALKQAYKDGILQTDLNTRISPIKAAETRREYLTIDELNSLVKTPCNDELLKRAALFSALTGLRFSDIQKMIWSELEYIKGQGYFLNFSQKKTKGIEYLPISEQAYSLTQGEKNPKDMPQDKHVFDGLKYSAYNNKHLFQWIGAAGITKNITFHSFRHTFATLQLFNGTDIYTVSKMLGHKSLKTTQIYTKIVDEAKRKAANRIKLNI from the coding sequence ATGGCAATCAAAGTAACATTAAGAGAAAAAAGCATTTCCAAAAAACGCAAAAGCCTATATCTTGACTTTTGGCCAGCTATCCCCCACCCTAAAACCGGTAAACCAACCCGCAGAGAGTTTTTGGGGCTTTACATATTTGAAAAGCCCAAGAACCCCATCGACAAACAGCACAATACTGATACACTGAGAATAGCCAGAAGTATAAGGCAAAAACGCGAAAACGATTTAAACAAACCCGAAATTTACAGCCAATATGAGAAAGAACAATTGAAGCGAAAGGAACTGGGCGAGCAAAATTTTGTCGAATATTTTAAAAAACTAGCCGACAAACGAAAAACATCGAACCACGACAACTGGATATCCGCCCTTCATTATCTTGATGAGTTCACAAACGGAGAATTAAGGTTTGCCGACCTCAATGAAAGAATAATTAATGAGTTCAAAGAGTATTTACTCACGGCAAGGAGCCGCAGAAGCAATAAAACAAAACTTTCTCAAAATTCAGCTGTTTCATACTTTAATAAGGTAAAAGCCGCCTTAAAACAAGCCTACAAAGACGGAATCTTACAAACAGACCTGAATACCAGAATAAGCCCAATAAAAGCAGCCGAAACAAGAAGAGAATACTTAACGATTGATGAATTAAACAGTCTCGTAAAAACCCCCTGTAACGATGAATTACTGAAACGTGCTGCTCTCTTTTCAGCTCTTACCGGATTACGGTTTTCAGATATCCAAAAAATGATTTGGAGTGAGTTGGAATACATCAAGGGGCAAGGCTATTTTTTGAATTTTAGCCAAAAGAAAACGAAAGGCATAGAGTATTTACCGATTTCGGAACAGGCATACAGCTTAACACAGGGGGAAAAAAACCCAAAAGACATGCCTCAGGACAAACATGTATTTGATGGATTGAAATATTCGGCCTACAATAATAAGCACCTGTTTCAATGGATTGGTGCAGCCGGCATAACTAAAAATATCACTTTTCACAGTTTCCGGCATACGTTTGCCACGCTGCAACTTTTTAATGGTACGGATATCTACACTGTTTCCAAAATGTTAGGCCATAAAAGCCTGAAAACAACACAGATTTACACTAAAATTGTGGATGAAGCCAAACGGAAGGCAGCAAATAGAATTAAACTGAACATTTAA
- a CDS encoding DUF4136 domain-containing protein codes for MKKWMTKALLIFAGVGVLAFMEGCYPDNTLTVSQTDVVVTGYNDSVDFQSLHTYYMPDTIFVRREDTTDQTPVANQQAYLDEIAKQMSEMGYQRFTLADTVNGQMPDVELIVSALEKTYVVGGWYYPYYPGWSPWFPGWGWYYPPYYYPSIPWYSEYKTGTLLVEMVNKEDYDVVQGDTVSRVYWNGALNGILEGSNIETRTLDGIDQMFKQSPEIKTSSK; via the coding sequence ATGAAAAAATGGATGACAAAAGCGCTCCTGATCTTTGCAGGCGTAGGAGTATTGGCTTTTATGGAAGGTTGTTATCCCGACAATACGCTGACCGTTAGTCAAACGGACGTAGTGGTGACGGGTTACAATGATTCTGTTGATTTTCAGAGTCTTCACACATATTATATGCCGGATACTATTTTCGTACGGCGGGAAGACACAACAGATCAAACTCCGGTAGCCAATCAACAAGCTTACCTCGATGAAATTGCCAAACAGATGTCCGAAATGGGTTACCAACGCTTTACTTTAGCGGATACGGTGAATGGACAGATGCCTGATGTGGAATTGATTGTTTCGGCTCTTGAAAAAACGTATGTTGTAGGGGGCTGGTATTATCCTTATTATCCAGGATGGAGTCCTTGGTTCCCGGGTTGGGGCTGGTATTATCCACCTTATTATTATCCGTCTATTCCGTGGTATTCTGAGTACAAAACCGGTACACTTCTCGTAGAAATGGTGAATAAAGAAGATTATGATGTTGTTCAGGGAGATACGGTTTCCCGTGTTTACTGGAACGGTGCTTTGAACGGAATTTTGGAAGGAAGTAATATTGAAACCCGTACACTTGACGGGATTGACCAGATGTTTAAACAATCTCCGGAAATTAAAACTTCTTCAAAGTAA
- a CDS encoding oligosaccharide flippase family protein: MGNGLFLLPDMIFRNILHTTGSRIINAIFNLIILLLVTHFVGSKGFGIISLIVLDITVIQLFTGLIAGGSLIYFTSRSPVSSLLFGAYLWVLLITALFGAAGYGFEWLFPDFFHLIVPEGYYTEILVLVIINSLMQVHYNLLIGQKRISLYNLLFTIQITVFLVWFSVALIFMHQQGIPAYVTALFASWLTGGFLSLFFVLQKVQRFAFKAPLKTFRDLIRYGLPTQLAVTLHIGNKRLGFYVLRIFSGLSPLGIYSAGVQLTEGLRLIGQSISLVQYSAISNSRDGEYARQLSIRLMKFTLVLTFLALFILWIIPRPVYQLVFSRSFSEIKTIVFFLSPGVLALAANTIFSHYFSGIGQPKVNLKANSIGLLFTVSFAFLLIPPFGYTGAAITASVNYLASVVYQAIVFRKQTHTPLTEWMIQKQDIGFLKEAIRTWRQKKEVI; the protein is encoded by the coding sequence GTGGGGAATGGTTTATTTTTGCTTCCGGACATGATTTTCAGGAATATTTTACATACCACCGGTTCTCGAATCATTAACGCGATTTTCAACCTGATCATTCTGCTGCTGGTAACCCATTTTGTCGGCAGCAAAGGATTTGGCATTATCAGTCTTATTGTTCTTGATATTACGGTCATACAACTGTTTACCGGTCTTATTGCCGGTGGTTCCCTCATTTATTTTACTTCGCGCAGCCCGGTTTCATCCCTTCTTTTTGGCGCTTACCTGTGGGTTTTGCTAATAACCGCTTTATTTGGTGCTGCGGGGTACGGATTCGAATGGCTCTTTCCGGATTTTTTCCATCTGATCGTTCCGGAAGGTTATTACACCGAAATCCTTGTCCTGGTCATTATCAACAGTTTAATGCAGGTTCATTACAATTTGCTCATCGGGCAAAAACGGATTTCCCTGTATAATCTGCTTTTCACCATTCAAATCACGGTTTTTCTTGTCTGGTTTTCTGTAGCTTTAATCTTTATGCATCAGCAGGGAATACCGGCTTATGTTACGGCGCTTTTTGCATCGTGGCTAACCGGCGGCTTCCTGTCGTTGTTTTTTGTTCTTCAAAAGGTACAGCGCTTTGCTTTTAAAGCGCCTTTAAAAACGTTTCGCGACCTGATCCGTTACGGATTGCCCACCCAGCTGGCCGTTACCCTGCACATCGGGAACAAACGGCTGGGCTTTTATGTCTTACGCATTTTTTCGGGACTCTCACCGCTTGGAATTTACAGTGCAGGCGTACAACTAACCGAAGGATTGCGGTTGATCGGACAAAGCATCTCGCTGGTGCAGTACAGTGCCATTTCAAACAGCCGCGATGGGGAATATGCCCGGCAGCTGAGCATCCGGCTGATGAAATTCACACTGGTTTTAACCTTTTTGGCCTTATTCATTCTTTGGATCATTCCCCGGCCGGTATATCAACTGGTTTTCAGCCGTTCGTTTTCAGAAATAAAAACCATTGTGTTTTTTCTCAGTCCGGGCGTACTGGCTTTGGCAGCCAACACCATTTTCAGTCATTATTTTTCCGGGATCGGGCAGCCTAAAGTCAATTTAAAAGCCAACAGCATCGGCCTTCTCTTCACCGTCAGCTTTGCTTTTTTACTGATTCCCCCATTCGGATACACGGGAGCCGCCATTACGGCATCCGTTAACTACCTAGCCAGTGTTGTTTACCAGGCCATTGTTTTCCGCAAACAAACCCACACTCCGCTAACCGAATGGATGATACAAAAGCAAGACATCGGTTTTCTTAAAGAGGCCATCCGGACATGGCGACAAAAAAAAGAGGTTATTTGA
- the sucD gene encoding succinate--CoA ligase subunit alpha, translated as MSILVNNDSKVLVQGFTGGEGTFHASQMIEYGTNVVGGVTPGKGGQQHLGKPVFNTVKEAVDETGADVSVIFVPPPFAADAIMEAAEAGVKVIICITEGIPTEDMVKVKEYLKDKDSRLVGPNCPGVITPGEAKVGIMPGFIHSKGKVGIVSRSGTLTYEAVDQLTKAGLGQTTAIGIGGDPIIGTTTKEAVELFMNDLETKGIVMIGEIGGNMEAEAAYYIKENGTKPVVSFIAGATAPKGRTMGHAGAIIGGKADTAEAKKAILRECGVHVVDSPAEIGNKMLELLGA; from the coding sequence ATGAGCATTTTAGTCAATAACGATTCGAAAGTTCTCGTTCAGGGTTTCACCGGGGGCGAAGGCACTTTTCATGCCTCACAAATGATTGAGTATGGAACCAATGTAGTAGGAGGGGTTACTCCCGGAAAAGGCGGACAGCAACATCTGGGAAAACCGGTGTTTAATACGGTAAAAGAAGCGGTTGATGAAACCGGCGCCGATGTTTCGGTTATCTTTGTTCCGCCGCCGTTTGCTGCCGATGCCATTATGGAAGCAGCCGAAGCCGGTGTAAAAGTGATTATCTGTATCACCGAAGGTATTCCTACCGAAGATATGGTGAAAGTAAAAGAATATTTAAAAGATAAAGACAGCCGGCTGGTAGGTCCTAACTGTCCTGGTGTTATTACGCCCGGCGAAGCCAAAGTGGGAATCATGCCCGGATTTATTCATTCAAAAGGTAAAGTAGGAATTGTTTCCCGCTCAGGAACCCTTACCTATGAAGCCGTTGATCAGCTGACAAAAGCCGGATTGGGACAAACCACAGCCATCGGAATTGGCGGTGACCCGATTATCGGAACCACAACCAAAGAAGCCGTTGAATTGTTTATGAACGATCTGGAAACCAAAGGGATTGTGATGATCGGCGAAATCGGCGGAAACATGGAAGCCGAAGCGGCTTACTATATTAAAGAAAACGGTACTAAACCGGTGGTAAGTTTTATTGCCGGGGCAACAGCGCCTAAAGGACGTACCATGGGACACGCCGGTGCTATTATCGGTGGAAAAGCAGATACAGCAGAAGCCAAAAAAGCCATCTTGCGTGAATGCGGTGTGCATGTAGTGGATTCTCCTGCCGAAATTGGAAATAAAATGCTCGAACTTCTTGGAGCATAA
- a CDS encoding helix-turn-helix domain-containing protein, translating to MSSNIKVQRICQYCGKEFTARTTVTKYCSHRCASRANKEKKRAEKVQKSNIETKKTKNKPIEELKAKEFLTVTEVSQLINCSRQNVYKLINSGKLKATNILEKKTIIRRVDLDALFTELPDTDIRESIPEQQKKDLSTWREAGQFDISDCYTISEVQEKYGISDKALYDIIKRNHIPKIKKGWYAYVPKPLIDQIFKSDNKKNHKTKRAWQSK from the coding sequence ATGAGTAGCAATATCAAAGTACAACGCATCTGCCAGTATTGCGGAAAAGAATTTACGGCCCGTACCACGGTGACCAAATACTGTTCTCATCGGTGCGCAAGCAGGGCAAACAAAGAAAAAAAACGAGCCGAAAAAGTACAAAAGTCAAATATCGAGACCAAAAAGACAAAAAACAAACCCATTGAAGAACTGAAAGCCAAAGAGTTTTTAACTGTCACAGAAGTATCTCAATTAATTAATTGTTCCCGACAGAACGTTTATAAACTCATCAATTCCGGAAAATTGAAAGCCACCAACATTCTTGAAAAGAAGACCATTATAAGGCGGGTGGATCTTGATGCTTTATTTACGGAATTACCCGATACAGATATCCGGGAATCAATACCAGAACAACAAAAAAAAGACTTAAGCACATGGAGGGAAGCCGGTCAATTTGATATTTCAGATTGTTATACCATTTCTGAAGTTCAGGAAAAATACGGCATTTCAGATAAAGCATTGTATGACATCATCAAACGGAACCACATTCCAAAAATAAAAAAAGGCTGGTATGCTTATGTTCCGAAACCACTTATCGACCAAATTTTTAAATCAGACAATAAAAAAAATCATAAAACAAAAAGGGCATGGCAATCAAAGTAA